TCGTCGCGCCGTCCTGCGCCAATGGAAAGGGCCCTCCGAGCGACTGCCGCCGCAGGAGCTCCCCCAGGCTTGGCGCACGCTCGCCGACGCGATCGATGGCCAACCGCATCCCGAGCCCGTCGAGAGACCAAACGGAACGATCCACGCCTCCGACGACCGTCGTTGAGGGTTGCAGTAGAAGTAGCATCGTCCGAGAAACTCACCACACGAGAAGGGGAGAAGTTTATGAAGCTCAAGCACTGGATGCCGGTCCTGGCAACGTTGCTCGCGATACAGCCGCTCCAGGCCGCCGCGCAGCAGACGCCGCAGGTCGAGGGCACCGTCACCGACGATCAGAGCGGCGCGCCGGTGGTGGGTGTGGAGTTCGCGGTGGTCGATCACGCGGCGCGCGCCGTCACGGATGAACAGGGCCGATTCACCCTCGTGGGAATGACGCCCGGTCGTTACGTGCTGATCGCGACGCGCATCGGCTACGAGGACGCGCGGTCCGAGGTCGAGGTGCCCACCAGTGGCGCGGCGCGCCTGGACCTTGCGATGGCTGCGCGCGCCATCCCGCTGCCGGACGTCACAGTGAACGCGCTGCGCGCACAGGTGTCGGGAAAGACCGGGGACGTGCTGCTCGATGTACCCCAGCCGATCACGATCGTGGACGCCGAGCTGGTGAAGGCGCAAGGCGGCCGCACCATGCGGGACTACATGCGCAACGTAGCGGGAGTCGTCCAGTCATCCGGCGGATCGAGTCCCTCGCAGTACTTCGCGCTCCGGGGCTTCTACTCGGACGCGAACGGGAACTTCCGGAAGAACGGCGCGCAGATCCTCAAGTCGGCGGAGCTTGTGCAGCCGAACGTCGAGCGCGTCGAAGTTCTGAAGGGACCCGTCTCCGTGCTCTTCGGGCACCTGGATCCCGGCGGAGTGATCAATGTGGTGACCAAGAAGCCCGAGCACGTCCAGCGGAGCACGCTCACGCTGCGCGGAGGCTCGTTCGGGCACGCCGAGGGTCACCTGGACGTCACCGGGCCGATCGGACAGACGGGCACGCTCGCCTACCGGCTCAACGCCGCCGGTGAGCGAGGCGGCCAGTTCCCGAGTGCCGTCGGCTACGATAAACTCTTCGCCGCCCCCGCGTTGCGCTGGACGCCGGGTGGGCGGGCGCGGATCGATGTCGAGGTGGAGGCTTCGCGCGGCACGGGCACAGACTATCCGGGCCTAAGCTCTCCCGATGGAACAAGCGCCGGCCTGGACCGACTGCCATCCGACCTCTTCCTGGGCGAGAGCGACGCAGCCTACGAGCGCGACCAGCTCAGTGGGACCGTGAACTCCGAGTTTACGATTGGCGGCGCGACCCGCGTCGGCGCGAACCTGGCTTGGTCGAATTATGACTGGGCGTCGACCAGCGTGTCGCTCGGAAGCTTCGACGACGACGATCGCACGCTCTCGCGGAGTGCTTCTCGTCGCGAGATCGAACAGACCGACGCGCACGCCGATGTCTACCTTCTGGGCCGGACGAATCTCGGCCCCACGTCGCATCAATGGACGCTCGGTGGCGACCTCCAGGCGTCCTCGCTCGCGACCGACAACTTCGGCTCGGCGATCGCGCCCGTTGACGTGACCCAACCAACCGAGTCGGGGATTCCGACGCTTCCCGCAACCTCCGGCGGATCGTCCGACAACACCGTGTCGGGCGTGTACTTCAACGACAGAATCAGGATCGGGCGGCTCCACCTGAGCGGTGGCATCCGCTACACATCGTTCAGGCAGGAGTCCGATGTCCAGGAGATCTCGGCCGAGGACTGGTCGGGAAACGCCGGGGCGCTCTTCTCCCTGACTGAGGAAGGGTCGATCTACGCCAGCTACTCTCAGTCCTTCGCCCCCACGCTCTTCACGCGCAACGGGCAGTTCTTCGATCCGTCGTACGGTGAGCAGTGGGAGGCGGGCGTCAAGCTGGGGCTGGCCGGTGGTCGACTTCTCGCCACGGCGTCCGTGTTCGACCTCGAGAACACGGGCGTTCTCTCGTTCATTCAGGACTCCGAGGGAAACTGGCTCGTGGAACAGGGCGGCCTCCACGGAAGCCGCGGCCTTGAGCTCGAGCTTTCTGGTCAGCCCCACGCCACCGTCTTCGTCACGGCGGCATACGCGTACCTAAACGGCGAGGTCCGTGACGATCCCGCCTACGCGGCCGGTACGCCTCTGGGAGGTGCCCCGAAGCACTCCGCAAATCTCTGGGTGCAGGTGCGCGCGACCGAACGCCTGGAGTTGGGAGGCGGGATCAACCACCGTTCCGAGATGAAGAGCTGGCTGAGCTCTCGGCTTTTCATGCCGGCGTATACCTTGCTGGATGCGTCCGCCGCGTTCGATGTCACACCTTCGCTCCAGGTCCGGGTCGCCCTGAGGAACCTCACCGACGCGCGCTACTACACGGGCAGCAGCGGAATAGACGCCTGGGTGGGCACGCCCCGATCCCTCCAGATGTACCTGACGACGGTGCTCGAATAGTGCGCGTACGCCTCGCCTCGCTCGCCGCGGTCGCCCTCGGCTGCGCGGCGTGCGCGTTCGACAAGGGGAGTCCGGACTCGGCCGGGCTCCCCTTGTTCGAGGGTGTCCCGGAGAAGAACCTGAGCGCCGCCGCAGTCGCACGATTCGACCCGGCGGTGGATTATTTCCCCGAGA
The nucleotide sequence above comes from Candidatus Palauibacter scopulicola. Encoded proteins:
- a CDS encoding TonB-dependent receptor; amino-acid sequence: MKLKHWMPVLATLLAIQPLQAAAQQTPQVEGTVTDDQSGAPVVGVEFAVVDHAARAVTDEQGRFTLVGMTPGRYVLIATRIGYEDARSEVEVPTSGAARLDLAMAARAIPLPDVTVNALRAQVSGKTGDVLLDVPQPITIVDAELVKAQGGRTMRDYMRNVAGVVQSSGGSSPSQYFALRGFYSDANGNFRKNGAQILKSAELVQPNVERVEVLKGPVSVLFGHLDPGGVINVVTKKPEHVQRSTLTLRGGSFGHAEGHLDVTGPIGQTGTLAYRLNAAGERGGQFPSAVGYDKLFAAPALRWTPGGRARIDVEVEASRGTGTDYPGLSSPDGTSAGLDRLPSDLFLGESDAAYERDQLSGTVNSEFTIGGATRVGANLAWSNYDWASTSVSLGSFDDDDRTLSRSASRREIEQTDAHADVYLLGRTNLGPTSHQWTLGGDLQASSLATDNFGSAIAPVDVTQPTESGIPTLPATSGGSSDNTVSGVYFNDRIRIGRLHLSGGIRYTSFRQESDVQEISAEDWSGNAGALFSLTEEGSIYASYSQSFAPTLFTRNGQFFDPSYGEQWEAGVKLGLAGGRLLATASVFDLENTGVLSFIQDSEGNWLVEQGGLHGSRGLELELSGQPHATVFVTAAYAYLNGEVRDDPAYAAGTPLGGAPKHSANLWVQVRATERLELGGGINHRSEMKSWLSSRLFMPAYTLLDASAAFDVTPSLQVRVALRNLTDARYYTGSSGIDAWVGTPRSLQMYLTTVLE